The genomic window CCATTCTGTACTTCGGGTCAATTCAAATTTTTTCTCTCGTCGCTACGCTTTTCTTTGGTGCCGCGATGTGGGAAAGTCAGCGTTTGTTTAAAAAACCTGCGCCTCTCGTGATCGCTTTGATTTGGTCCGCTCTGTTTTTTTATCTCAGTTTTAACGGATTCTTGCTCTCTAGCCCGACTACGCCACTCTTGTTCGCCATGTGCGTCTTGTTTTGGTTGTTAAGGTTAATCCCTTCTCTTGCCTTTGGCTTGCCAGTCTTGCACAGCATTTCTAGCAGTACCTTAAATGGGATTTATGGCTTAAGCATCTTTGGGTGTTTTGTCGCTATGTGTGTTTTGTTCGCGCATTCCCCACTGTTTTTCCTGTCAGTTATGGCCGTGGTTTGGGTGGCCGATGTAGTTGCATATTTCTCAGGTAAGGCATTTGGAAAACGCAAGCTGGCACCCTCAATTTCACCAGGGAAATCATGGGAAGGGGCGATAGGTGGTTGGCTTGGGGTATTGTTGATTGCAGGGTTGGCGGTTTACCTTGGCGCTGCTGCAGATATTTTCCCTACCAAGATATTTATGAAATTGGGTGCGTTTGGCTTTCTGCTGGTGTTTACTGCGCTGGCGATCGCCAGTGTCGTTGGTGATTTATTTGAGTCATCCTTGAAGCGCCGCGCTGACATGAAAGACAGTAGTGCTTTGTTGCCCGGGCATGGCGGGGTTTTAGATAGGATAGATGCCTTGATTCCAGTGCTGCCTATGGCTGCACTGTTGGATCTTTGGTTGCGATGATGGGCCGTTCGGTGAATAAGAATATGCAGAAAATTTGTGTCTTGGGTTCGACCGGATCGATCGGTGTATCGACCTTAGATGTGATCGCTAGGCATCCGGAGTTGTATGCCGTTTTCGCCTTAACAGCGCATACCCAAGTGCGGAAATTGGCTGAACAGTGCGCGCAATTTAATCCGTCTTTTGCGGTAGTTGGGACTGCGCTCGCTGCGACCGAGCTGCAATTGTTGTTGCGCGAAAAAAATATAACGACAGAAGTTTTATACGGTCCTCAGGCTTTATGTGAGGTTGCTAGCGCTACTGAGTGTGATGCAGTCATGGCTGCGATTGTTGGTGCGGCTGGTTTGCCCGCTTCATTGGCAGCCGCACATGCTGGCAAAAAGGTTTTGCTCGCAAACAAAGAAGCCTTAGTGATGTCCGGTCAGTTGTTTATTGATGCAATACAGGCCAGTGGCGCGACATTGCTGCCAATTGACAGTGAGCATAATGCGATTTTTCAGTGTCTGCCGCAAGCCTATGACAGGCGGCCGCAACAGCACGGTGTGCATAAAATTATCCTGACCGCTTCCGGTGGCCCTTTTCTTAATCGCACTTTAGATTCGCTGGATAACGTGACGCCTAACGAGGCGGTGGCACACCCTAACTGGGTCATGGGGCGCAAGATTTCGGTGGACTCCGCCACGATGATGAATAAGGGTTTGGAGGTGATCGAGGCGCATTGGTTGTTTAACGCTCCGGCAGAGCAAATTGAGGTGCTGATACATCCTCAAAGTGTGATCCACTCCATGGTTTCCTATCTGGATGGTTCGGTCTTGGCGCAAATGGGAAATCCAGATATGCGCACGCCGATCGCCTATGGTTTGGCCTACCCCAAACGTATCAATTCAGGAGTTGCGCCACTCGATCTGGCTAAAGTCATGCAGTTAAATTTTATTGCTCCCGACTTTAAGCGTTTCCCCTGCTTAGAATTGGCGTACGCAGCACTAAAAACTGGACGATCGGCGCCAACTATATTGAACGCAAGTAATGAGATCGCTGTCCAAGCGTTTTTGGATGGAAAAATAGGTTTCAGAATGATAGATCAAGTCATTGCCCGGGTTATGGATAAGTTGTCGATACGCGAACTCAGCGATATCGATGCTATTTTTGAGTGCGATCAAGAAGCGCGTGCTTTGAGCCTAGAGATCATACGCACATGATGCTGTTGCAAACCATCCTCGCTTTTGTGGTCGCGCTAGGTAGCTTAGTGACGATACATGAGCTTGGCCACTATCTTGTGGCACGTTGGTGCGGCGTGAAAATTTTACGCTTTTCTGTTGGCATGGGAAAAGTTGTTTACTCACGTAAGTTGGGGCCAGATCAGACTGAATGGGCAATTTCTATTTTGCCTCTGGGCGGTTACGTAAAAATGCTAGACGCCAGAGAGCAGGATGTTTCTGAAATCTCGGAACAGGATTTACTACGTGAGTTTTCACGACAATCGGTTTGGAGACGTATCGCGATCGTTGCTGCCGGACCTGTCGCCAATTTCCTACTGGCTATTTTGCTATTCACTGGCCTGTATCTACATGGTATTCCCGAGCCTGTGGCAAAAATACGGGTGCCTTCAGAAACTTCTGTGGCCTACCAAGCCGGTTTGCGTCATGGTGATCTGGTGACCGCTGTGAATGGCCATGCTGTGCAAACTTGGACGGGCTTGCAATGGGAGTTGCTGCAACTGGGATTGAATAAGTCTGATGCGACCTTGGCTGTGCAGCGCAATATGCAAAATGAGACAGCTAAACCGGAGTCGCTACAACTAGATCTGGGATTGAGTCGTCTCAGCAGCGCCGAACTTGAAACCGATTTTTTGACTAAGTTGGGATTTTCTGTGGCCAGACCTGCCGCAATATTGCAGGGCGTGGAATTGGGCGGTCCGGCCAGTCGCGCTGGTTTGCTATCAGGTGATCAAATTCTGGAAATCGACGGCAGGGCGGTACTGGATGGGCTCGAATTTATGGAGATCATTAATGCCTCTTCCGATAAAACTCTGCAACTGCTGGTCAAACGCGGTTCGAGTGAAGTCGCTCTGAACGTCACACCCGAGGCAGCTACGGTGCGCGGTGAAAAAATCGGGCGTATCAAGGTGCAGTTGATGCTTGCTCCTGAGATGCTGACGTTAGCAAACTCTCCGCTCAATGCGCTCATCAAGGGCTCGGTAAAAACCTGGGAAGCCAGTATGTTGACCTTTAAAATGCTAGGCAAAATGCTGGCGGGTGATGTGTCCTGGAAAAACTTGACTGGCCCGATTACGATCGCCGATTACGCAGGGCAAACCTCCAGGACAGGCTTGATTAGTTACCTCAGCTTTATTGCGCTCATCAGTATCAGTCTGGGCGTTATGAATTTGCTTCCTATCCCTGTGTTGGACGGTGGACATTTGTTGTATTATTCGCTGGAAGTTTTAACAGGAAAACCAGTGTCAGAACGCTTCGGCGAGATCGCGCAACGTGCAGGCGTAGTTTTGTTGATGAGTTTAATGGCAGTTGCTTTCTTTAATGACATCGTCAGACTCATGTCATAATCCTTGCTCGTTTGATCGGCTTGATGCAGCGTCGCTCCCTTGGAAATACCCAGTAGAAATATTGAGATTAGATAATACCTAATGAAATCACATATCGAGAACTATACTTTGCCAAATTTACGTCGTCGCGCCTTAGCGCTAGCAGCGTTTGCACTATGCTCAGGGCAAGCCCTGGCAGTCGAACCATTTAAGGTTAAGGATATCCGCGTCGAAGGTTTGCAAAGGACCGAAGCGGGAACAGTTTTTAGCTATTTGCCGGTACGTGTCGGTGAAACCTTTGATGACGCCAAGAGTGTCTCTGCCATCAAATCTTTGTATGCCACTGGCTTTTTTAAAGACGTACAAATTGAGGCGCAAGATGGCGTTTTGATCGTCTTGCTGGAAGAGCGTCCTACCATCGCTGGGGTTGATTTTACCGGCACCAAAGAATTTGAAAAAGACGCTTTGGTAAAGGCACTTAAAGATGTTGGCGTCGGCGAGACCAAAATTTTTGATAAGGCCACCGTGGATAGGGCCGAGCAAGAACTGAAACGTCAATATCTTTCGCGTGGCTTGTACGGTATGCAGATCACCACCACCATTACGCCGATAGAGCGTAATCGTGTGAATGTGACCTTTGCGGTAGAAGAAGGTGAGATCGCCAAAATCGCGCGTATCAACGTGATCGGAAATAAATATTTTACCGATAGCGAATTGTTTGAATTAATGGCCTTGAGTACGCCGACCTGGTTTAGTTGGTACACCAAAGCGGATCAGTATTCCAAGCAAAAACTCGCTGGCGATATAGAAAATCTCAAATCCTTTTATCAAAATCGCGGTTTTCTGGAGATGCAGGTTGAATCGACTCAGATTTCAATTACACCAGATAAAAAAGAAATTTACATCACCGTGAATATTATCGAGGGCGATAAATATACGGTCTCCGATATTAAGCTGGAAGGCGAGATGTTCGGACGTGAAGCCGAACTTTCCTCCTTGTTGCTATTGAATAAAAACGATGTCTACAATGCGGCTCGATTGACCGAGAGTACCCGGCGCATCTCTGAGCGTATGGGCAATTTTGGCTACGCTTTTGCCAATGTGAACGCCAATCCTTTGCTGGATAAAGAGAAAAAAGAAGTCGCGTTTACGGTGTTTGTCGATCCGGGTAAACGGGTTTATGTGCGCCGTATCAATTTGGCGGGTAACACCAAAACCAGAGATGAAGTCATCCGTAGAGAGTTCCGGCAGTTTGAAGGTTCTTGGTACGACGGTGAAAAAATCAAAGTTTCCAGAGATAGAGTCGAGCGACTGGGTTTCTTTAAAGAAGTGACGATAGAAACGCCAGAAGTCTCCACCAGTACCGATCAGGTAGATGTCAATCTGGCGGTAACCGAGCGCCCAACCGGCAATATCACGTTTGGCGCCGGTTATTCGCAAACAGAAAAACTGACCTTAACCGGTTCGATTCAGCAGTCGAATGTATTTGGTAGTGGTGATACGGTAGGTTTGGATATCAATACCAGCAGACAAAACCGGACGATAGCGGTCTCGCATACCGATCCATACTTTACGGATGATGGTGTTAGCCGTAGTTTTGACTTGTTCCACAGAACCACAACGCCTATCGCTGGCAGTGTCGGTTATTATAAAATTCTCTCTACCGGTGGCAATATTCGATTTGGCGTGCCTTTCTCTGAGTTGGATACGGTGTTTTTCGGTCTTGGTGTAGAGCGTACTCAGGTGCAGACCAATACTGGTAGCCCATTCCGTTATAGAAAATATGTGGCGGATTTTGGCGATGGGGAAAAAGATCCTACCTCCATTTTCTACGGCGCTGGTACTGCGGTGAATACGACTTTCCCTTTGACTGCTGCCTGGCAGCGAGATAGTCGCGATAGTCCTTTAACCCCTAGCATAGGTCGCTATCAGCGCGCTAATCTGGAATTGTCGGCGTTTGGCGATTTTAAATATTATCGCGGAATTTATAATCATCAGTATTTCACTCCTGTGTATCGTTCTGTGATTCTGGCTCTCAATGGTGAGCTTGATTACGGACATGGTTTGGGCGGCAAACCTTATCCTTTGTTTAAAAACTTTTACGCAGGTGGTATAGGTTCGGTACGCGGCTATGACTCTTCTTCTTTGGGAAGTAAAGATCCGAATGGCGATTCTCTGGGTGGTGCGACTAGGTTGCTGGCGAATGCAGAGTTACAAGTGCCTTTCCCTGGGGCGGATAAATCGCTGCGTTGGTTCACCTTTCTGGATGCCGGTAACGTATTTGATGAAGGTCAAAAAATTCAGATCAAAGAGTTACGCGCTTCAGCAGGTATAGGTATCAGCTGGATTTCACCAGTCGGACCTTTGAAATTAAGTTTCGGTAAAGCCTTGAATGCTAAAGTGGGCGATAAGACGCAAACCTTCCAGTTCCAAATGGGTACTGGATTTTAAAAAAATACTTATAAAATACTTATATAATCGGTGTTTTCTGCGTTTGTGTGGTTTGCCTTAGTTTGTATTATGGAGATTATTTTGAGTCAACTTACTACCCCGTCCAAGTTGTTGCAAGGCCTGATGGTTTTTGCAGCTTGTTGTGTCAGCGTTGCGCCTGTGTCAGCTCAGGATTCTAAGGTCGCCTATTTTGATTCGCAGCGCGTGATGCGTGAATCTAGCCCTTCCAAGGCGGCTGAAGCAAAAATTGAACAAGAATTTTCCAAGCGCAGTAAAGAGCTATTCGATACTGTGACAAAAATTAAGGGCTTGGCCGAAAAATTGGACAAAGAGTCGGCGGTGATTACCGACGCTGACAGAGTCAAGCGTCAACGTGATCTGACCGATATGGATCAGGATTTTAAGCGCAAGCAACGTATTTACAATGAAGATTTGAATCAGCGTAGAAACGAAGAGATTGCTTCTTTGGTCGAGCGTGCGCAAAAAGTAGTCAAGCAAATCGCCGAACTAGAAAAATATGACATCGTTTTGCAAGATGCTGTGTATTTCAATCCACGCATAGATATCACCGATAAAGTGATTAAAGCGCTGGCGAAGTAAGTCATGACTCATTCCGGAACGCGACTGGGTGAGTTAGTCGATCGCTTCGGTGGTCAATTAATTGGTGACCCAGACAGATTGGTGATAGGCATTGCCCCTTTGAGCGATGCCGATGAGCGCCACGCGACTTTTCTCTCTAATTCTAAACTGCGCGCGCAGGCCGAATCTACCCTTGCCGCGGTATTGATACTAACTGAATCAGATCATCTGCAGCTAGGTGCAGCGTTTTCTGGTGCGCGCATCATCAGTGCTCAGCCTTATGTGTATTTTGCCCGCGCGGCGCAGTATTTTGCGTCTCTGACGGCGATAGTTCCCCCTTTGGGTATCCATCCTAGTGCTAGCGTTAGTCCGCATGCGCTAGTCGCTGCTAGCGCGAGTATCGCTGCCCAGGTGGTGATAGAGGCGGAAGCGGTGATAGGCGAGAACGTGGTGATCGGTGCTGGCTCGGTGATCGGTCGTGGTGTCAGTATTGATGCCGATACCCAGTTACATGCCAATGTCACTATCTACGACTATTGCGTGATCGGCAAACGCTGCAATATCCATTCCGGTGCGGTGATCGGTGCGGACGGTTTTGGCTTCGCCAACGACGCCGGTAAATGGATCAAGATACCGCAAACCGGGCGCGTATTGATAGGCGACGATGTCGATATTGGTGCCAACACCAGCATAGACCGCGGTGCTTTGGCCGATACCATCATAGAAGAGGGCGTTAAGCTCGACAATCAAATTCAGATTGGGCACAACTGTCAGATCGGTGCTCATACCGCCATGGCGGGTTGTGTTGGGGTCGCCGGTAGTGCCAAGATCGGCAAACACTGTACTTTTGGCGGTGCGGCTATGGTGCTCGGGCATCTGAGCATCGCCGACCATGTGCACATTTCTTCTGCCAGCATGGTGTCCAGATCGATACACGAAGCGGGCCAATATACTGGCTTTTATCCCCTGGCGAAAAATGCCGAATGGGAAAAGTCGGCGGCTATCGTACGTAATCTCACTAGCATGCGGGAAAAAATTCGCACGCTTGAAAAAACAATTAAGTTACTAACAGAAAAAGCAGAAAAATAATTATGAAGACTCTAGACATTAATCAAATCAAACAATATTTGCCGCACCGTTATCCTATGTTGCTGGTCGATCGCGTTTTGGAATGGGAAAGTGGCAAGAGCATTACCGCCATCAAAAATGTGACGGCGAATGAAGAATTCTTCAACGGACACTTCCCAAATAAGCCAGTCATGCCAGGCGTGCTAATGGTCGAAGCGATGGCGCAGACTGCCGCCATTTTGTCGTTTCTGACTATGGGTAAAAAACCAGATGAAAACACCATCGTGTATTTTGTCGGGATTGATAACGTGCGTTTCAAGCGTCCGGTAGAGCCAGGCGATCAATTGAAAATGGAAATCGAGATTACCCGGGTAAGCCGCGGCATCTGGAAATACAAGGCAAAAGCGTCGGTCGATGGTCAATTGGCTTTGGAAGGTGATTTGATGTGTACGCTCCGTACTGCCGATGATGCGGCAGTGGGGGTAACTACAGCAGCTGCTGCGGAGTAAAAATGGCGA from Undibacterium parvum includes these protein-coding regions:
- the fabZ gene encoding 3-hydroxyacyl-ACP dehydratase FabZ, whose translation is MKTLDINQIKQYLPHRYPMLLVDRVLEWESGKSITAIKNVTANEEFFNGHFPNKPVMPGVLMVEAMAQTAAILSFLTMGKKPDENTIVYFVGIDNVRFKRPVEPGDQLKMEIEITRVSRGIWKYKAKASVDGQLALEGDLMCTLRTADDAAVGVTTAAAAE
- the lpxD gene encoding UDP-3-O-(3-hydroxymyristoyl)glucosamine N-acyltransferase; translation: MTHSGTRLGELVDRFGGQLIGDPDRLVIGIAPLSDADERHATFLSNSKLRAQAESTLAAVLILTESDHLQLGAAFSGARIISAQPYVYFARAAQYFASLTAIVPPLGIHPSASVSPHALVAASASIAAQVVIEAEAVIGENVVIGAGSVIGRGVSIDADTQLHANVTIYDYCVIGKRCNIHSGAVIGADGFGFANDAGKWIKIPQTGRVLIGDDVDIGANTSIDRGALADTIIEEGVKLDNQIQIGHNCQIGAHTAMAGCVGVAGSAKIGKHCTFGGAAMVLGHLSIADHVHISSASMVSRSIHEAGQYTGFYPLAKNAEWEKSAAIVRNLTSMREKIRTLEKTIKLLTEKAEK
- the rseP gene encoding RIP metalloprotease RseP yields the protein MMLLQTILAFVVALGSLVTIHELGHYLVARWCGVKILRFSVGMGKVVYSRKLGPDQTEWAISILPLGGYVKMLDAREQDVSEISEQDLLREFSRQSVWRRIAIVAAGPVANFLLAILLFTGLYLHGIPEPVAKIRVPSETSVAYQAGLRHGDLVTAVNGHAVQTWTGLQWELLQLGLNKSDATLAVQRNMQNETAKPESLQLDLGLSRLSSAELETDFLTKLGFSVARPAAILQGVELGGPASRAGLLSGDQILEIDGRAVLDGLEFMEIINASSDKTLQLLVKRGSSEVALNVTPEAATVRGEKIGRIKVQLMLAPEMLTLANSPLNALIKGSVKTWEASMLTFKMLGKMLAGDVSWKNLTGPITIADYAGQTSRTGLISYLSFIALISISLGVMNLLPIPVLDGGHLLYYSLEVLTGKPVSERFGEIAQRAGVVLLMSLMAVAFFNDIVRLMS
- the bamA gene encoding outer membrane protein assembly factor BamA — encoded protein: MKSHIENYTLPNLRRRALALAAFALCSGQALAVEPFKVKDIRVEGLQRTEAGTVFSYLPVRVGETFDDAKSVSAIKSLYATGFFKDVQIEAQDGVLIVLLEERPTIAGVDFTGTKEFEKDALVKALKDVGVGETKIFDKATVDRAEQELKRQYLSRGLYGMQITTTITPIERNRVNVTFAVEEGEIAKIARINVIGNKYFTDSELFELMALSTPTWFSWYTKADQYSKQKLAGDIENLKSFYQNRGFLEMQVESTQISITPDKKEIYITVNIIEGDKYTVSDIKLEGEMFGREAELSSLLLLNKNDVYNAARLTESTRRISERMGNFGYAFANVNANPLLDKEKKEVAFTVFVDPGKRVYVRRINLAGNTKTRDEVIRREFRQFEGSWYDGEKIKVSRDRVERLGFFKEVTIETPEVSTSTDQVDVNLAVTERPTGNITFGAGYSQTEKLTLTGSIQQSNVFGSGDTVGLDINTSRQNRTIAVSHTDPYFTDDGVSRSFDLFHRTTTPIAGSVGYYKILSTGGNIRFGVPFSELDTVFFGLGVERTQVQTNTGSPFRYRKYVADFGDGEKDPTSIFYGAGTAVNTTFPLTAAWQRDSRDSPLTPSIGRYQRANLELSAFGDFKYYRGIYNHQYFTPVYRSVILALNGELDYGHGLGGKPYPLFKNFYAGGIGSVRGYDSSSLGSKDPNGDSLGGATRLLANAELQVPFPGADKSLRWFTFLDAGNVFDEGQKIQIKELRASAGIGISWISPVGPLKLSFGKALNAKVGDKTQTFQFQMGTGF
- a CDS encoding OmpH family outer membrane protein, which translates into the protein MEIILSQLTTPSKLLQGLMVFAACCVSVAPVSAQDSKVAYFDSQRVMRESSPSKAAEAKIEQEFSKRSKELFDTVTKIKGLAEKLDKESAVITDADRVKRQRDLTDMDQDFKRKQRIYNEDLNQRRNEEIASLVERAQKVVKQIAELEKYDIVLQDAVYFNPRIDITDKVIKALAK
- a CDS encoding phosphatidate cytidylyltransferase, whose translation is MLKTRVITALLLLALLVPILYFGSIQIFSLVATLFFGAAMWESQRLFKKPAPLVIALIWSALFFYLSFNGFLLSSPTTPLLFAMCVLFWLLRLIPSLAFGLPVLHSISSSTLNGIYGLSIFGCFVAMCVLFAHSPLFFLSVMAVVWVADVVAYFSGKAFGKRKLAPSISPGKSWEGAIGGWLGVLLIAGLAVYLGAAADIFPTKIFMKLGAFGFLLVFTALAIASVVGDLFESSLKRRADMKDSSALLPGHGGVLDRIDALIPVLPMAALLDLWLR
- the ispC gene encoding 1-deoxy-D-xylulose-5-phosphate reductoisomerase, which encodes MQKICVLGSTGSIGVSTLDVIARHPELYAVFALTAHTQVRKLAEQCAQFNPSFAVVGTALAATELQLLLREKNITTEVLYGPQALCEVASATECDAVMAAIVGAAGLPASLAAAHAGKKVLLANKEALVMSGQLFIDAIQASGATLLPIDSEHNAIFQCLPQAYDRRPQQHGVHKIILTASGGPFLNRTLDSLDNVTPNEAVAHPNWVMGRKISVDSATMMNKGLEVIEAHWLFNAPAEQIEVLIHPQSVIHSMVSYLDGSVLAQMGNPDMRTPIAYGLAYPKRINSGVAPLDLAKVMQLNFIAPDFKRFPCLELAYAALKTGRSAPTILNASNEIAVQAFLDGKIGFRMIDQVIARVMDKLSIRELSDIDAIFECDQEARALSLEIIRT